The segment CCATGTCGGACCAAGATATACCTTATGTGGTGCCCATGAATTTTGGCTATCATGAGGGTTACCTATATCTGCATACAGGCCCCGGAGGAAAAAAACTTGACATCCTTGCCCGCAATCCTGAAGTTTCTATAGCCTTCAGCCTTGACGAAAAACTTCAC is part of the Sphingobacteriales bacterium genome and harbors:
- a CDS encoding pyridoxamine 5'-phosphate oxidase family protein, with the translated sequence MPAVRKTISHELKDAEKIIARSQVCFLAMSDQDIPYVVPMNFGYHEGYLYLHTGPGGKKLDILARNPEVSIAFSLDEKLH